From a single Chirita eburnea voucher CEBURN20170516 chloroplast, complete genome genomic region:
- the petB gene encoding cytochrome b6 encodes MTFYYRPTVTEAFASVQYIMTEANFGWLIRSVHRWSASMMVLMMILHVFRVYLTGGFKKPRELTWVTGVVLAVLTASFGVTGYSLPWDQIGYWAVKIVTGVPEAIPVIGSPLVELLRGSASVGQSTLTRFYSLHTFVLPLLTVVFMLMHFLMIRKQGISGPL; translated from the coding sequence ATGACTTTTTACTATCGTCCGACCGTTACTGAAGCTTTTGCCTCTGTTCAATACATAATGACAGAAGCTAATTTTGGTTGGTTAATCCGATCAGTTCATCGATGGTCGGCAAGTATGATGGTCCTAATGATGATTCTGCATGTTTTTCGTGTGTATCTCACCGGTGGATTTAAGAAACCTCGCGAATTGACTTGGGTTACAGGTGTGGTTCTGGCAGTATTGACCGCATCTTTTGGCGTAACTGGTTATTCCTTACCTTGGGACCAAATTGGTTATTGGGCGGTGAAAATTGTAACAGGTGTACCTGAGGCTATTCCTGTAATAGGATCCCCTTTGGTAGAATTATTGCGCGGAAGTGCTAGTGTGGGACAATCCACTTTGACTCGTTTTTATAGTTTACACACTTTTGTACTGCCGCTTCTTACTGTTGTATTTATGTTAATGCACTTTCTAATGATACGTAAACAAGGTATTTCTGGTCCTTTATAG